A DNA window from Chitinivorax tropicus contains the following coding sequences:
- a CDS encoding SDR family oxidoreductase has protein sequence MGFLANKRILITGLISNRSIAYGIAQAMHREGAELAFTYVVDKLKDRVVEMANEFGSSIVIRCDVGSDDEINNMAVELKTHWPEGFDGFVHSIGFAPREALTGDFLDAISRESYQIAHDISAYSFPALAKATRDMLRPHSALLTLTYLGAERAMPSYNVMGMAKASLEAGVRYLSYAMGPQNIRVNGISAGPIKTLAAAGIGGFSKILHHVAETAPLKRGVTIEEVGNVAAFLMSDLASGVTGEITYVDAGYNIVAPISEE, from the coding sequence ATGGGCTTTCTCGCCAACAAACGTATCCTGATCACCGGCCTGATCTCCAACCGCTCGATTGCCTACGGCATCGCCCAAGCCATGCACCGTGAAGGCGCCGAATTAGCCTTTACCTATGTGGTTGATAAACTGAAAGATCGCGTTGTGGAGATGGCGAATGAATTCGGCAGCAGCATCGTCATCCGCTGCGATGTCGGGTCGGACGACGAAATCAACAACATGGCTGTCGAGCTGAAAACCCATTGGCCCGAAGGCTTCGACGGTTTCGTCCACTCCATCGGCTTTGCACCACGCGAGGCGCTCACTGGCGATTTTCTGGATGCGATCAGCCGCGAAAGCTACCAGATCGCACATGACATCAGTGCCTACAGCTTCCCCGCCCTGGCCAAAGCCACCCGCGACATGTTGCGCCCCCATTCCGCCCTGCTGACCCTCACTTATCTGGGTGCAGAACGCGCCATGCCCAGCTACAACGTCATGGGCATGGCCAAGGCCAGCCTGGAAGCTGGCGTACGCTATCTGTCCTACGCCATGGGCCCACAGAATATCCGCGTCAACGGCATCTCGGCAGGCCCGATCAAAACGCTGGCCGCTGCTGGCATTGGCGGCTTTTCGAAGATCCTGCATCACGTGGCCGAAACCGCCCCGCTCAAACGCGGCGTCACCATTGAAGAAGTCGGCAACGTTGCCGCCTTCCTGATGAGCGACCTCGCATCCGGCGTCACCGGCGAGATCACCTATGTCGATGCCGGCTATAACATAGTCGCCCCCATCTCTGAAGAGTAA